In the genome of Saccharomonospora viridis DSM 43017, one region contains:
- a CDS encoding TVP38/TMEM64 family protein encodes MTAVRTTAKVIVGFVALGVLAVMAVLVPIPGPTQLRTWAEGLGGVGVVAFFAAYAVFTAAPIPRTVFNLAAGLLFGEFVGVSVALASTVLSGLLGFLLARSLGRDAVLRQLHRKPVRLVNDRLAHGGALAVASLRLIPVIPFAPLSYLCGVSSLPLRPYLVGTAVGSFPGTVAVVVLGDALTGTTPPSLIVCYVTFALLGALGVLRATRSTEQKTVAVVEDSHSERSGPPGG; translated from the coding sequence GTGACCGCTGTGCGGACGACGGCCAAGGTGATCGTGGGGTTCGTCGCCCTGGGTGTTCTCGCCGTCATGGCCGTGCTGGTGCCGATACCCGGCCCCACACAGCTACGGACGTGGGCGGAGGGACTCGGCGGCGTCGGTGTCGTGGCGTTCTTCGCGGCCTATGCGGTGTTCACCGCCGCGCCGATCCCGCGCACGGTGTTCAACCTCGCCGCCGGCCTGTTGTTCGGGGAGTTCGTCGGTGTCTCGGTGGCGCTCGCATCGACGGTGCTGTCGGGACTGCTCGGGTTTCTGCTCGCGCGGTCACTGGGCAGGGACGCGGTGCTGCGCCAGCTGCATCGGAAACCGGTCCGACTCGTCAACGATCGCCTCGCCCACGGTGGCGCTCTCGCCGTCGCGTCACTGCGCCTCATCCCCGTGATCCCGTTCGCGCCGTTGAGTTACCTCTGCGGCGTCTCGTCCCTGCCACTGCGTCCCTATCTCGTCGGCACCGCGGTGGGCAGTTTTCCCGGCACGGTGGCGGTGGTCGTCCTCGGAGACGCACTCACCGGAACTACACCGCCCTCGTTAATCGTTTGCTACGTGACATTCGCGTTGCTGGGCGCACTGGGAGTGCTGCGGGCGACGCGGTCAACGGAACAGAAAACCGTTGCGGTCGTGGAGGATTCGCATTCGGAGCGAAGCGGCCCACCCGGCGGTTGA